The Candidatus Methylacidiphilales bacterium genome contains a region encoding:
- the secE gene encoding preprotein translocase subunit SecE — MIGDNLVLTVVVYGLILLVLGLGLGYRSQIAKFFGEVKSELAKCTWPWDPEQTGLRKYKMLIDSTVIVCITALLLAGYTTGFDFVITNLISGLTKLVVRI; from the coding sequence ATGATTGGAGACAACCTGGTGCTGACGGTGGTGGTCTATGGCCTGATCCTTCTGGTTTTGGGCCTTGGCCTTGGATACCGGAGCCAGATCGCCAAATTTTTCGGCGAAGTGAAGTCGGAACTGGCGAAATGCACCTGGCCGTGGGACCCGGAACAGACGGGCCTGCGCAAGTACAAGATGCTCATCGACTCCACGGTGATTGTTTGCATCACCGCATTGTTATTGGCGGGGTACACGACGGGCTTTGATTTTGTAATTACGAATTTGATCAGCGGTCTGACCAAGCTGGTGGTCCGCATTTGA
- the rplL gene encoding 50S ribosomal protein L7/L12, producing the protein MADLDTIVSQLSSLTVLEASQLVKKLEETWGVSAAAPVAVAAASGGGAAAAPVEEKSAFDVILKDAGANKIGVIKEVRAAVPGLGLAEAKALVEGAPKTLKEGATKEEAAEIKKKIEAAGAKVEIK; encoded by the coding sequence ATGGCAGATCTGGATACAATCGTGAGCCAACTGAGCTCGCTGACCGTTTTGGAAGCATCCCAACTGGTCAAGAAACTGGAAGAAACCTGGGGCGTGAGCGCAGCGGCTCCCGTGGCGGTGGCGGCAGCCTCCGGCGGCGGTGCAGCAGCGGCTCCGGTTGAAGAAAAGTCGGCCTTCGACGTGATTTTGAAGGATGCCGGCGCGAACAAGATCGGCGTGATCAAGGAAGTGCGCGCGGCGGTTCCCGGACTGGGCCTGGCGGAAGCCAAAGCCCTGGTTGAAGGAGCTCCCAAGACCCTCAAGGAGGGTGCGACCAAGGAAGAAGCAGCTGAGATCAAGAAAAAGATCGAAGCCGCAGGCGCCAAGGTTGAGATCAAGTAA
- a CDS encoding Mrp/NBP35 family ATP-binding protein: MPTQEQILESLKQVKYPGFSRDIVSFGLVKQIAVDGGAVQVWMEVTTSDHQVPIVIQQDSIAALKSLQGVKSVDVQVKTAAPLKAVMGAGGAPVQQGIPGVRHILAVASGKGGVGKSTVAANLAAALSKQGLKVGLCDCDLYGPSIGMMFGTLERPKVTEDEKIHPIESRGLRLMSMSFLVEEEAPVILRGPMVTRYTQQFLRNVNWGDLDVLVLDLPPGTGDIQLTIVQTVALTGALVVTTPQEVALIDARKAVKMFERVNVPILGIVENMSYFICPDNGRRYDIFGTGGGKREAGKLGVPLLAEVPLEMTTRESGDAGLPVVLAKPETAAAKEFIQMAAKIKSILAATVV, from the coding sequence ATGCCGACGCAGGAACAGATTCTGGAATCGCTCAAGCAGGTCAAGTATCCCGGGTTCAGCCGGGATATTGTATCCTTCGGGCTGGTCAAACAAATCGCCGTCGATGGCGGTGCGGTCCAGGTGTGGATGGAAGTCACGACGAGCGACCATCAAGTCCCCATCGTCATCCAGCAGGATTCCATTGCAGCTTTGAAGTCATTGCAGGGAGTCAAGTCGGTCGATGTGCAGGTCAAGACGGCAGCTCCGTTGAAGGCGGTCATGGGCGCGGGCGGCGCGCCGGTGCAACAAGGCATCCCCGGCGTCCGGCATATTCTTGCGGTGGCGAGCGGCAAGGGCGGGGTCGGAAAATCGACGGTGGCAGCCAACCTCGCTGCGGCGCTTTCCAAACAGGGATTGAAGGTAGGCCTTTGCGACTGCGATCTGTACGGCCCGAGCATCGGAATGATGTTTGGAACCCTGGAACGTCCGAAGGTGACCGAGGATGAAAAAATCCATCCGATTGAATCGCGCGGGTTGAGATTGATGAGCATGAGTTTCCTTGTGGAGGAAGAGGCGCCGGTGATTTTGCGGGGCCCGATGGTCACCCGCTACACCCAACAATTTTTGCGCAACGTGAATTGGGGCGATTTGGACGTGCTGGTGCTGGATTTGCCGCCGGGCACGGGCGACATTCAATTGACCATCGTGCAAACAGTGGCGTTGACGGGAGCGCTGGTGGTGACCACGCCTCAGGAAGTGGCGTTGATCGACGCGCGCAAGGCGGTGAAGATGTTCGAAAGGGTGAACGTCCCGATTCTGGGCATTGTGGAAAACATGAGTTACTTTATCTGTCCCGACAACGGGAGACGTTACGATATCTTTGGCACGGGGGGAGGGAAGCGCGAGGCGGGAAAGCTTGGGGTGCCGTTGCTGGCGGAAGTTCCGCTGGAAATGACGACGCGCGAGTCCGGGGATGCGGGGTTGCCAGTGGTCTTGGCGAAGCCTGAAACGGCGGCAGCGAAGGAGTTTATTCAGATGGCCGCAAAAATTAAATCGATTCTTGCGGCAACGGTGGTATAA
- a CDS encoding aspartate carbamoyltransferase catalytic subunit has translation MKWSRKDLLEIRSLSKEEILLLLDTAASFKEILQRPIKKVPSLRGKTVVNLFIEPSTRTRVSFELAAQRLSADVVSISKESSSFKKGETLKDTALNLQALNADFIIIRHSAAGAAQFLADRLKTSVINAGDGAHEHPTQALLDTFTIREKLGDVAGKHVLIVGDILYSRVARSNIWALTKLGAKVTLVGPATLLPDIFRQMGVEVAHDLDGVLPGADVINLLRIQHERQRTTLFPSLGEYIAVYGLTQARFKRCKPGILIMHPGPMNRGVEIDSDLADGPNSVVLEQVTNGLAVRMAVLYLLSGGSFSETEGMK, from the coding sequence ATGAAGTGGTCGCGAAAAGACCTGCTGGAGATCCGCAGCCTGAGCAAGGAAGAGATACTGCTCTTGCTCGACACGGCGGCCTCGTTCAAGGAAATTCTGCAGCGGCCTATCAAGAAGGTGCCGTCGTTGCGGGGCAAGACGGTGGTGAATTTGTTCATCGAGCCCAGCACGCGCACGCGGGTTTCGTTTGAGCTGGCGGCCCAGCGCCTGAGCGCGGACGTGGTCAGCATTTCAAAGGAAAGCAGCAGTTTCAAAAAAGGCGAGACGTTGAAGGACACGGCGTTGAATCTTCAGGCGCTCAATGCCGACTTCATCATCATCCGGCACAGCGCGGCGGGGGCGGCGCAATTTTTGGCGGACCGCTTGAAGACCTCGGTCATCAACGCGGGCGACGGCGCGCATGAGCATCCGACGCAGGCGCTGCTCGACACGTTCACGATCCGGGAAAAACTGGGCGATGTGGCGGGGAAACATGTGTTGATCGTGGGCGATATTTTATACAGCCGCGTGGCGCGTTCGAACATCTGGGCGCTGACGAAGCTTGGCGCGAAGGTAACGCTTGTCGGCCCGGCCACGCTTCTGCCGGATATTTTCAGGCAGATGGGCGTGGAAGTCGCCCATGACCTGGACGGGGTTTTGCCCGGCGCGGACGTGATCAATCTGCTGCGCATCCAGCATGAGCGGCAGCGCACGACCTTGTTTCCGTCCCTCGGCGAATATATTGCGGTGTATGGCTTGACCCAGGCGCGGTTCAAGCGTTGCAAGCCGGGGATCCTGATCATGCATCCGGGGCCGATGAACCGCGGGGTTGAAATCGACAGCGATCTGGCAGACGGCCCGAACTCGGTGGTGCTGGAGCAGGTGACCAACGGGTTGGCGGTTCGCATGGCGGTCCTTTATCTGCTGAGCGGCGGGTCCTTTTCCGAAACCGAGGGAATGAAATGA
- the pyrR gene encoding bifunctional pyr operon transcriptional regulator/uracil phosphoribosyltransferase PyrR has translation MKKKVILDAAALDRSLSRLAHEILERSPENAPLGYIGIHTRGIHLAERLARLTKKIDPARPTLPLGQLDISFHRDDMGRNLAAPKITDIPFNIDKELIILVDDVLCSGRTIRAALNALVDHGRAQAVRLAVLVDRGHRQLPIRADFVGKNIPTAPGENVVVHLKEVDGVDEVVVEGGES, from the coding sequence TTGAAAAAGAAAGTTATTTTGGATGCGGCGGCCTTGGACCGCTCGCTGAGCCGTCTGGCTCATGAAATTCTGGAGCGCAGCCCCGAAAACGCGCCTCTCGGTTACATTGGAATTCACACCCGTGGCATTCACCTGGCTGAAAGGCTGGCCAGGCTGACGAAAAAAATTGATCCCGCGCGCCCGACCCTGCCGCTGGGGCAACTGGACATTTCCTTTCACCGGGATGACATGGGCCGCAACCTCGCGGCGCCCAAAATCACCGACATCCCGTTCAACATCGACAAGGAACTGATCATTCTGGTTGATGACGTGCTGTGCAGCGGACGCACAATCCGGGCGGCGCTCAACGCGCTGGTGGACCATGGCCGGGCGCAGGCGGTGCGCCTGGCGGTCCTGGTGGACCGGGGGCACCGCCAACTGCCGATCCGCGCGGATTTCGTGGGCAAAAACATCCCGACCGCGCCCGGCGAAAATGTCGTGGTGCATTTGAAAGAGGTGGACGGCGTGGATGAAGTCGTGGTGGAAGGAGGCGAGTCATGA
- the rplJ gene encoding 50S ribosomal protein L10, producing MRKEKLGIVKNVGVWLEGSPYLIVADYTGMKVEQFSELRNRLAGAKAEVHVVKNTFLRKALKEVGLPDLDLHLQGQTAVVYGESEVSSAAKVLKNFKSEFEKPAIRVGIVDRSVMSMENILAIADLPSREVLLAQLLGLINTPATRLASIIRVPASQLAQVLKANSEKTE from the coding sequence ATGAGAAAAGAAAAACTGGGTATTGTTAAAAATGTCGGAGTCTGGCTCGAGGGATCTCCTTATTTGATCGTCGCGGATTACACCGGAATGAAAGTGGAGCAGTTCAGCGAACTGCGCAACCGCCTCGCCGGCGCCAAAGCCGAAGTGCATGTGGTGAAGAACACCTTTTTGCGCAAGGCGTTGAAGGAAGTCGGGCTGCCTGACCTCGATTTGCATCTCCAGGGCCAGACCGCCGTGGTGTATGGCGAATCCGAGGTGTCGTCCGCAGCCAAGGTGTTGAAAAATTTCAAGTCTGAGTTCGAAAAACCTGCCATCCGCGTGGGCATCGTGGACCGGTCGGTGATGAGCATGGAGAACATCCTGGCCATTGCTGATCTGCCGTCCCGCGAGGTCTTGCTGGCCCAGTTGCTGGGCCTCATCAATACCCCGGCCACGCGTTTGGCAAGCATCATTCGTGTGCCGGCGTCGCAGCTCGCGCAGGTGCTCAAGGCAAACTCGGAGAAGACCGAATAA
- the carA gene encoding glutamine-hydrolyzing carbamoyl-phosphate synthase small subunit, with product MSLAILALEDGAVFRGVSIGAEGTKTGEVCFNTSMTGYQEILTDPSYKGQIVTLTYPEIGNYGINEADVESGRLHVSGLVVRELSPVASNFRSQKDLSTYLKENGIPGIQHIDTRALTKKLRVTGAMKGVLTTKNISDAEAVKIAREWQGLLGVDYVKEVTCREAFHWDPEGRQRATWHDNHELERDPALGAVPAAKYKIAAYDFGIKYNILRRLREQGFDVTVVPATATAAEVLRLDPDGIFLSNGPGDPAALGYAHKAINELLGKKPLFGICLGHQILGHALGGRTFKLKFGHRGGNQPVKDLRSGQVSITAQNHGFAVDTASLDASKVEVTHVNLNDGTCEGMRHREVPAFSVQYHPEASPGPHDANYFFAEFRNEVERHRLNR from the coding sequence ATGTCACTGGCGATATTAGCATTGGAAGACGGCGCGGTGTTTCGCGGCGTGTCGATCGGCGCGGAAGGAACGAAAACCGGCGAGGTTTGTTTCAACACCTCGATGACCGGCTACCAGGAAATTCTGACGGACCCGTCTTATAAAGGCCAGATCGTCACGCTGACCTATCCCGAGATCGGCAATTACGGCATCAATGAAGCCGACGTGGAGTCGGGGCGCCTGCATGTGAGCGGCCTTGTGGTGCGCGAACTTTCGCCCGTGGCCAGCAATTTCCGCAGCCAGAAGGATCTTTCAACCTATCTCAAGGAGAACGGGATTCCCGGCATCCAGCACATTGACACGCGGGCGCTCACGAAAAAGTTGCGCGTCACCGGGGCGATGAAGGGTGTGCTGACCACGAAGAACATTTCGGATGCGGAGGCGGTGAAGATCGCGCGGGAATGGCAGGGGTTGTTGGGGGTCGATTATGTGAAGGAAGTCACCTGCCGGGAGGCGTTTCACTGGGACCCCGAGGGCCGGCAGCGGGCGACCTGGCATGACAATCACGAACTGGAACGCGATCCCGCATTGGGCGCTGTTCCGGCGGCGAAATATAAAATTGCGGCCTATGACTTTGGCATCAAGTACAATATTTTGCGGCGCTTGCGGGAGCAGGGTTTTGACGTGACGGTGGTTCCGGCGACGGCCACTGCCGCGGAGGTTTTGCGGCTGGACCCGGACGGGATTTTTCTGTCGAACGGCCCGGGAGACCCGGCGGCGCTGGGTTACGCTCATAAGGCTATTAATGAATTGCTAGGCAAGAAGCCGTTGTTTGGCATTTGCCTGGGGCACCAGATCCTGGGGCACGCGCTGGGGGGCCGGACGTTCAAGCTGAAGTTCGGCCACCGCGGCGGCAACCAGCCGGTGAAGGACCTTCGCAGCGGCCAGGTGAGCATTACGGCCCAGAACCACGGATTCGCGGTCGATACCGCGTCGCTGGACGCCTCGAAGGTCGAGGTGACGCATGTCAATTTAAACGATGGCACCTGCGAGGGGATGCGGCACAGGGAAGTGCCGGCTTTCTCAGTGCAATACCATCCGGAAGCATCTCCGGGCCCTCATGACGCGAATTATTTTTTCGCGGAATTCAGGAATGAGGTTGAAAGGCACCGCTTAAACCGCTAG
- the nusG gene encoding transcription termination/antitermination protein NusG: MNDENTTSQPSLETQAEPPAQKHPSQWFALHVLSGQESNVFKHMSSRLRSEEMGDYIYEIIIPTERVSEVKRGKKIETDRKLYPGYVFVNMHLLDENKELVGKTWYFVRETPGVIGFANGENPIPMPQSEVDAMLAQVREKEDKVVPKILFTLGDRVRVGDGPFEGQEGVIEGVDEARGRVHVAVSIFGRSTPVELEYWQVEKI, translated from the coding sequence ATGAACGACGAAAACACAACCTCGCAGCCGTCCCTGGAAACCCAGGCAGAGCCGCCCGCACAGAAGCATCCCTCCCAGTGGTTTGCGCTCCATGTGCTGTCCGGCCAGGAAAGCAACGTGTTCAAGCACATGAGCAGCCGCCTGCGCTCCGAGGAAATGGGCGATTATATTTACGAGATCATCATCCCGACGGAGCGCGTTTCGGAAGTCAAGCGCGGCAAAAAGATCGAGACCGACCGCAAGTTGTATCCCGGTTACGTTTTCGTGAACATGCATTTGCTGGATGAAAACAAGGAATTGGTCGGCAAGACTTGGTATTTCGTGCGGGAAACCCCCGGAGTGATCGGCTTTGCCAACGGCGAAAACCCGATTCCGATGCCGCAGAGCGAAGTGGATGCGATGCTGGCCCAGGTGCGCGAAAAAGAAGACAAAGTCGTGCCGAAGATTCTGTTCACCCTTGGCGACCGCGTTCGCGTGGGCGACGGGCCGTTCGAGGGCCAGGAAGGCGTGATTGAGGGAGTGGATGAAGCCCGTGGCCGCGTGCATGTGGCCGTCAGCATTTTCGGGCGCTCCACCCCGGTGGAACTGGAATATTGGCAGGTTGAAAAAATCTAA
- a CDS encoding FHA domain-containing protein — MPRLIVKSPEFEGQIFELNGTKLTVGRTEDNSIHIRHPSVSSHHAELRLEGGDYKLVDLNSTNGTRVNDERATETMLRNQDLVMFGNILLAYQTENVMSAPPLPGVASRVRLAAGGATSCPATFVNLAPFPRKRMGTGGFPVLILLGVLIALGGAGYLAYQIFMG; from the coding sequence ATGCCACGCCTCATTGTTAAATCGCCCGAATTTGAAGGGCAAATCTTCGAGCTCAACGGAACGAAATTGACCGTCGGGCGGACGGAAGATAACTCCATCCACATCCGGCATCCCAGCGTGTCCAGCCATCATGCCGAACTGCGGCTTGAAGGGGGCGACTACAAGCTGGTGGATTTGAATTCGACGAACGGCACCCGTGTGAATGATGAGCGCGCGACCGAGACCATGCTGCGCAACCAGGACCTGGTGATGTTTGGCAATATTTTGCTCGCCTATCAGACCGAAAATGTCATGAGCGCACCGCCGCTGCCGGGCGTCGCGTCACGGGTCCGCCTGGCCGCGGGTGGCGCTACGTCGTGTCCGGCAACGTTTGTCAATCTGGCGCCGTTTCCCAGGAAGCGGATGGGGACAGGCGGGTTTCCGGTGCTGATTTTGTTGGGGGTTTTGATTGCGCTGGGTGGCGCCGGCTATCTGGCCTATCAAATATTCATGGGTTGA
- a CDS encoding dihydroorotase — protein MKKAYLFKGGRVIDPANSVDEIRDLRIEDGRVVKEFSMAAKPEEIDVKGKVVCPGLIDIHVHLREPGQSAKETIESGTQAAAAGGFTSVVAMPNTSPPVDGVNTVAWILERAKAKGVVNVYPTGCISQGMQGELLAPIGSLWKAGVVAITDDGRCIQNNELMRHALEYAKMFNLPVMDHCQDYPLSADGVMNEGYWSAVLGLKGWPAIAEEVIVARNALLAELTGCHVHCQHVTTAGAVRIIREAKERGVPISGEVCPHHICLTDEKLQNYDSNFKMNPPLRTPRDIKALLDGVKDGTIEYLASDHAPHCNYEKEVEIDDAPFGVVGLETELALFHTHLVLAKVLTLQQMIERLTVKAAELLHLPKGTLQVGAEADVTVFDPALKWTVDKAKFLSKSHNTPFHGMELTGRAVMTMVGGRLVWTLEKGIL, from the coding sequence ATGAAAAAGGCCTATTTATTCAAAGGCGGCCGGGTGATCGATCCTGCCAATTCGGTGGATGAAATTCGCGATCTCAGAATCGAGGACGGCAGGGTGGTGAAGGAATTCAGCATGGCGGCGAAGCCGGAGGAAATCGACGTGAAGGGCAAGGTGGTTTGCCCGGGGTTGATCGACATCCATGTGCATCTGCGCGAGCCGGGGCAATCCGCGAAGGAAACAATCGAAAGCGGGACGCAAGCCGCGGCGGCCGGAGGTTTCACCTCGGTCGTGGCAATGCCGAACACATCGCCGCCGGTGGACGGCGTCAACACCGTGGCCTGGATTTTGGAGCGGGCGAAGGCGAAGGGCGTGGTCAACGTCTATCCGACGGGCTGCATTTCACAGGGGATGCAAGGCGAGCTGTTGGCGCCTATCGGATCGCTATGGAAGGCCGGGGTTGTCGCGATCACGGACGACGGGCGCTGCATCCAGAACAACGAGCTGATGCGGCACGCGCTGGAATACGCCAAAATGTTCAACCTGCCGGTGATGGACCACTGCCAGGACTATCCTCTTTCCGCCGACGGGGTGATGAACGAGGGGTATTGGTCCGCGGTCCTGGGCCTGAAGGGGTGGCCGGCGATTGCGGAGGAGGTCATCGTGGCGCGCAATGCGCTGCTGGCCGAACTGACCGGCTGCCATGTGCATTGCCAGCATGTGACCACGGCGGGCGCGGTGCGGATCATCCGCGAGGCCAAGGAACGGGGCGTTCCGATCTCGGGTGAGGTTTGTCCGCATCATATTTGCCTGACAGATGAGAAGCTGCAAAATTACGATTCAAATTTCAAGATGAACCCGCCGTTGCGCACGCCGCGGGACATCAAAGCCCTGCTGGACGGGGTGAAGGACGGGACGATTGAGTATCTTGCCAGCGACCACGCCCCGCACTGCAATTACGAGAAGGAAGTCGAAATCGACGACGCGCCGTTTGGCGTTGTGGGTTTGGAAACCGAACTGGCGTTGTTCCACACGCACCTGGTGCTGGCGAAAGTGCTCACCCTGCAGCAGATGATCGAGCGCCTCACCGTAAAGGCTGCGGAGCTTCTTCACCTGCCGAAAGGCACGTTGCAGGTGGGGGCGGAGGCCGATGTGACGGTCTTCGATCCTGCGTTGAAATGGACGGTGGACAAGGCGAAGTTTTTGTCTAAATCCCATAATACTCCTTTTCATGGCATGGAGCTGACCGGGCGCGCCGTCATGACGATGGTGGGGGGCCGGTTGGTCTGGACGCTGGAGAAGGGGATTCTGTGA
- the rplA gene encoding 50S ribosomal protein L1 — protein sequence MATKRSKRYKKAAELIDKKKSYALKDAVQLLKKLPSGKSDETVELSFNLGVDPRQSDQMVRGTVALPNGSGQKVRILVFAKGQAADAARNAGADYVGFEDLIKKINEGFQDFDVAVATPEAMIEVRKLGKVLGPRGLMPNPKTGTVTEDTAKAVQECKAGRVEFKIDKTSNISVVCGKISFDEAKLEQNVAAVLQAVSRAKPSSSKGRYIQTCVLSSTYSPAISVDAESVAAAN from the coding sequence ATGGCAACCAAACGCAGCAAACGATATAAAAAGGCGGCGGAGCTGATTGATAAAAAGAAAAGCTACGCCCTCAAGGACGCGGTACAGCTTTTGAAAAAGCTGCCGTCCGGAAAAAGCGACGAAACGGTAGAACTCAGCTTCAACCTCGGGGTGGACCCGCGCCAGAGCGACCAGATGGTGCGCGGCACGGTGGCGCTGCCCAACGGTTCGGGCCAGAAAGTGCGCATCCTGGTGTTCGCCAAAGGCCAGGCCGCGGACGCAGCCCGGAACGCCGGAGCAGATTACGTCGGTTTCGAGGACTTGATCAAAAAGATCAATGAGGGATTCCAGGATTTCGATGTGGCTGTGGCCACTCCCGAAGCGATGATTGAGGTTCGGAAACTCGGCAAGGTGCTCGGACCCCGCGGACTGATGCCCAACCCGAAGACCGGCACGGTCACGGAGGACACGGCCAAGGCGGTGCAGGAATGCAAGGCGGGCCGCGTCGAATTCAAAATCGACAAGACATCCAATATTTCGGTGGTTTGCGGCAAGATTTCATTTGATGAGGCCAAGCTGGAACAGAATGTGGCGGCGGTATTGCAGGCTGTCAGCCGTGCCAAGCCATCGAGCTCGAAGGGCCGCTACATTCAAACCTGCGTGCTGTCCTCAACCTATTCGCCCGCCATATCGGTGGATGCGGAATCTGTGGCGGCAGCCAACTAA
- the rplK gene encoding 50S ribosomal protein L11 has product MAKEIVAQIKLQIPAGQANPAPPVGPALGQAGVNIMAFCKEFNAKTQKEAGNILPVVITVYKDKSFTFITKSPPAAALLKKAANIASGSKEPNKIKVGKVTRKQVQEIVKVKMKDLNARSEEAAFRIIAGTARQAGIEITD; this is encoded by the coding sequence ATGGCTAAGGAAATTGTCGCACAGATCAAATTGCAGATCCCGGCCGGGCAGGCAAACCCGGCGCCTCCGGTCGGCCCCGCGCTGGGGCAGGCGGGCGTGAACATCATGGCGTTCTGCAAGGAATTCAACGCCAAAACGCAGAAGGAAGCGGGCAATATTTTGCCCGTCGTCATCACCGTTTACAAGGACAAGTCGTTCACTTTCATCACCAAATCGCCCCCGGCGGCGGCGCTTTTGAAAAAGGCGGCCAATATCGCCTCGGGTTCGAAGGAGCCGAACAAAATCAAGGTGGGCAAGGTGACCCGCAAACAGGTGCAGGAGATCGTCAAAGTCAAGATGAAGGATTTAAACGCCCGGTCCGAGGAAGCCGCGTTCCGCATTATTGCGGGTACCGCGCGCCAGGCAGGCATTGAAATAACAGATTAA
- the tuf gene encoding elongation factor Tu, with the protein MAKEAFTRNKPHVNIGTIGHVDHGKTTLTAAITTILSKKGFAEARDYSSIDNAPEEKERGITINTTHVEYQTENRHYAHVDCPGHADYVKNMITGAAQMDGAILVVSAADGPMPQTREHILLARQVGVPALVVFMNKVDMVDDPELLDLVELEVRELLTKYEYPGDTIPIVKGSALKALESGDPASEYGKQILELMKAVDDYIPMPERAKDKPFLMAVEDVFNIAGRGTVATGRVERGVLNRNEEIEIVGIKPTVKTVVTDIEMFRKILDSAEAGDNVGVLLRGVKKEDVERGQVLAKPGSITPHTKFKATVYVLSKDEGGRHTPFFNGYRPQFYFRTTDVTGVAKLKEGVEMVMPGDNVDLEVELITPIAMEQQIRFAIREGGRTVGAGRVTEIIA; encoded by the coding sequence ATGGCTAAAGAAGCATTCACAAGAAATAAACCGCACGTCAATATCGGCACCATCGGACACGTGGACCATGGAAAAACGACACTGACGGCCGCCATCACAACAATTTTGTCCAAGAAGGGTTTCGCTGAAGCGCGCGATTATTCCTCCATTGATAACGCTCCTGAAGAAAAAGAGCGCGGCATTACGATCAACACCACGCACGTCGAATATCAGACGGAAAACCGCCACTACGCGCACGTGGATTGCCCCGGCCACGCCGATTATGTGAAGAACATGATCACCGGCGCCGCCCAGATGGACGGAGCCATTCTGGTTGTCAGCGCCGCTGACGGCCCGATGCCCCAGACCCGCGAGCACATCCTCCTGGCCCGCCAGGTCGGCGTTCCGGCCCTGGTCGTTTTCATGAACAAGGTTGATATGGTCGATGATCCGGAATTGCTGGATCTGGTGGAACTCGAAGTCCGCGAGCTTTTGACCAAGTATGAATACCCCGGCGACACGATCCCGATTGTGAAGGGTTCCGCCTTGAAGGCCCTCGAATCCGGCGATCCCGCCAGCGAATACGGCAAACAGATCCTCGAACTGATGAAGGCCGTGGATGATTACATCCCGATGCCCGAGCGCGCGAAAGACAAACCGTTCCTCATGGCGGTTGAAGACGTGTTCAACATCGCAGGTCGCGGCACAGTAGCCACCGGTCGTGTGGAACGCGGCGTGCTGAATCGCAACGAAGAAATTGAAATTGTCGGCATCAAGCCCACCGTGAAAACGGTTGTGACCGACATTGAAATGTTTCGCAAGATCCTGGACAGCGCGGAAGCCGGCGACAACGTCGGTGTTTTGCTGCGCGGTGTGAAGAAGGAAGACGTCGAGCGCGGCCAGGTTCTGGCCAAGCCGGGTTCGATCACCCCCCACACCAAGTTCAAAGCGACGGTTTATGTGTTGAGCAAGGATGAAGGCGGCCGTCATACGCCGTTCTTCAACGGGTACCGCCCCCAGTTTTATTTCCGCACGACGGACGTGACGGGCGTGGCCAAGCTCAAAGAAGGCGTTGAAATGGTGATGCCGGGCGACAACGTGGATTTGGAAGTCGAGTTGATCACCCCGATCGCCATGGAGCAGCAAATCCGTTTTGCCATCCGTGAAGGTGGACGAACAGTCGGCGCCGGTCGTGTGACCGAGATTATCGCCTGA